Proteins found in one Bremerella volcania genomic segment:
- a CDS encoding carboxypeptidase-like regulatory domain-containing protein encodes MNKISIALCHCALVVSLFALVGCFGGPDVPVGKVTGVVTEGGKPLSGATVTFFPEGGRPSVGMTNDSGHYELLFTESVKGAMVGTHKVNISYGGPPPPGEASRERKVKRGLPPTSVDWPDPIEVTDSSNTIDFDL; translated from the coding sequence ATGAATAAAATATCTATCGCATTATGCCACTGCGCCCTTGTTGTCTCATTGTTTGCTCTGGTGGGGTGCTTCGGTGGGCCTGACGTGCCGGTCGGAAAGGTGACCGGAGTGGTCACCGAAGGAGGTAAGCCACTCTCCGGAGCGACGGTAACCTTCTTTCCTGAAGGGGGCCGACCATCGGTTGGAATGACCAATGACTCGGGACACTACGAACTGCTGTTTACCGAAAGCGTCAAAGGCGCGATGGTGGGAACGCATAAAGTGAACATCAGCTACGGCGGCCCACCTCCACCGGGTGAAGCCAGTCGCGAGAGGAAGGTGAAGCGGGGCCTGCCACCCACCAGCGTTGATTGGCCGGATCCCATCGAAGTAACCGATTCGTCCAATACGATCGACTTTGATCTTTAA
- a CDS encoding ISAs1 family transposase, whose amino-acid sequence MSSRSPVSLQECFADLTDPRTRKVTYPLTNIVTIALCAVMSGADDFVAIADWAEMKKEWLGKFLDLSSGIPSHDRFNAILASLNPAEFEKCLLTWITALHEITDGQIIAIDGKTLRRSFDKASSKAAIHMVSAWATANHVSLGQVVTDAKSNEITAIPKLLEIVEVSGSLVTIDAQGCQQDIAQKIVDQGADYCLAVKRNQPTLHDSIEDFFVAQQESNFKRAKVHRHETHEKGHGREESRSYYICPVNDEIITRDRWSNLRAIGMTINIVKQGGNETSEVRYYILSKYLSGKRFAEAVRGHWGIENSLHWQLDVTFGEDQSRIRKGHADANFSLLRRTSLSLLKNNKTAKVGVKNKRLKCGWGDDYRMEVLLGR is encoded by the coding sequence ATGTCGTCACGTTCGCCTGTTTCCCTTCAAGAGTGCTTTGCCGATCTGACCGATCCGCGGACTCGCAAGGTGACTTATCCGTTAACGAATATCGTGACCATCGCGCTGTGTGCGGTGATGAGTGGGGCGGATGATTTTGTGGCTATCGCCGACTGGGCCGAGATGAAGAAGGAGTGGCTGGGTAAGTTCCTTGATTTGAGTTCCGGCATCCCTTCGCACGATCGCTTTAATGCGATCTTGGCTTCGCTGAATCCGGCTGAGTTTGAGAAGTGTTTGCTGACTTGGATCACCGCCTTACACGAAATCACCGACGGGCAGATCATCGCGATTGACGGCAAGACGCTGCGGCGGAGTTTCGACAAGGCCAGCAGCAAGGCGGCCATTCACATGGTCAGTGCCTGGGCGACTGCCAATCATGTGAGTCTCGGCCAGGTAGTAACCGACGCGAAGAGCAACGAGATCACCGCCATTCCCAAACTGCTTGAAATCGTCGAGGTTTCCGGCAGTTTAGTGACGATTGACGCTCAAGGTTGCCAACAGGACATCGCTCAGAAGATCGTCGACCAGGGAGCCGATTATTGCCTGGCCGTGAAGCGCAATCAGCCGACCCTCCACGATTCGATCGAAGATTTTTTTGTCGCGCAGCAGGAAAGCAATTTCAAGCGAGCCAAAGTACACCGTCACGAAACGCACGAGAAAGGGCATGGTCGCGAGGAGTCGCGTTCCTATTATATCTGCCCTGTGAACGACGAGATCATCACACGAGATCGTTGGTCGAACTTGAGGGCGATCGGGATGACGATCAATATCGTGAAGCAAGGCGGGAACGAGACGAGCGAGGTGCGATACTATATCCTGAGCAAGTACCTTTCCGGCAAGCGTTTCGCCGAGGCCGTTCGCGGTCATTGGGGCATTGAAAACAGCCTGCACTGGCAACTGGACGTGACGTTCGGTGAAGATCAATCTCGCATCCGCAAAGGGCACGCCGACGCCAACTTTAGCCTGCTACGAAGGACGAGCCTGAGCCTGCTGAAGAACAACAAGACAGCCAAGGTCGGCGTGAAGAACAAACGATTAAAATGCGGCTGGGGCGATGACTACCGCATGGAAGTCCTGCTGGGACGGTGA
- a CDS encoding M20/M25/M40 family metallo-hydrolase has protein sequence MMLRLGTVAALVGFVSFQASFAGELSHSAALDTIRKEDVKRHVDILADDSFEGREAGSRGGRAAGNYLEGLFSKYGLKPAGDNGTFFQLFHGGSRNILGILPGEKGADEGDLIVVGAHYDHVGYGSRSNSFGPFGYVHNGADDNASGTAALLEVVQALTEMKAKPKRTILFVLWDGEEKGLLGSKYWVEHPTVQWDRIRLYVNLDMVGRLRPQGVEVYGTRTLPGLRQKIARANMTSDLKLDFRWEMTDNSDHYTFYSRSIPTLMFHTGLHGEYHRPQDDAHLINHDGVQAVARLTAETIWEEANRDVFPAFRTRSRLESESERKRFEVARSVNRSRLGIRWNSEQQQAGQGLLIASVTPDGPASRGGVQAGDRLVEFAGIPLTSVEEFLAQVQAAPMNVVLKVEREGEEEPLPLEVTLNLNPAPVGISWTNDPAEPGSIMLTNVTTGSVADLAGLKPLDRVYEVNGFPVESSDHFKHLVTQYQDPTTLLVDRQGHMLQVQLPLEAIRSLLNTAEETAEPEVQP, from the coding sequence ATGATGTTACGTCTTGGGACAGTTGCCGCGCTGGTGGGGTTCGTTAGTTTTCAAGCCAGCTTTGCCGGCGAGCTTTCGCACTCGGCCGCTTTGGATACGATCCGGAAAGAAGACGTCAAGCGGCATGTCGATATCCTGGCCGACGACAGCTTCGAAGGACGCGAAGCCGGTAGCCGGGGAGGGCGTGCGGCGGGGAATTACCTCGAAGGGCTGTTTTCCAAATACGGTCTGAAACCAGCCGGTGATAACGGCACGTTCTTTCAACTGTTTCATGGCGGCTCGCGAAATATCTTGGGGATCTTGCCAGGCGAGAAGGGGGCCGACGAAGGTGATCTGATCGTCGTGGGGGCCCATTACGATCATGTCGGGTACGGGAGTCGATCCAACAGCTTCGGCCCGTTTGGCTATGTCCATAACGGTGCCGACGATAATGCAAGTGGCACGGCCGCTCTGCTGGAAGTCGTTCAGGCCCTGACCGAGATGAAAGCCAAGCCCAAGCGCACTATTCTGTTCGTTCTGTGGGACGGTGAAGAGAAAGGGCTGTTGGGATCGAAGTACTGGGTCGAGCACCCGACCGTCCAATGGGATCGAATTCGGTTGTACGTCAATCTCGACATGGTCGGCCGGTTGCGACCCCAAGGGGTCGAAGTTTACGGAACGCGGACTCTGCCAGGGCTTCGCCAGAAGATTGCTCGGGCCAACATGACCAGCGACCTGAAACTCGACTTCCGCTGGGAGATGACCGACAACAGCGATCACTACACCTTCTATTCCCGTTCGATCCCGACGCTCATGTTTCATACGGGGCTGCACGGTGAATACCATCGTCCACAGGATGACGCTCATTTGATCAATCACGACGGCGTTCAGGCCGTGGCTCGACTTACGGCGGAAACGATTTGGGAGGAAGCCAATCGGGACGTCTTTCCCGCGTTCCGGACGCGATCTCGCCTGGAATCGGAGTCGGAGCGGAAGCGTTTCGAGGTGGCTCGGTCGGTGAATCGCTCGCGACTGGGCATTCGCTGGAATTCCGAACAGCAGCAAGCAGGTCAGGGACTGCTCATTGCTTCGGTGACCCCGGACGGTCCCGCCAGCCGCGGCGGAGTTCAGGCCGGCGATCGGCTGGTCGAGTTTGCCGGCATCCCACTTACCAGCGTGGAAGAGTTCCTGGCCCAGGTTCAAGCGGCGCCTATGAATGTTGTGCTGAAGGTCGAGCGAGAAGGGGAGGAGGAACCGCTGCCACTGGAAGTGACGCTCAACTTGAACCCGGCACCGGTTGGTATCTCTTGGACGAACGATCCGGCTGAGCCTGGCTCGATCATGTTGACCAACGTGACGACAGGTTCGGTCGCCGATCTTGCGGGGCTCAAGCCACTGGACCGCGTTTACGAGGTCAACGGCTTTCCGGTGGAAAGCAGCGATCACTTCAAACATCTGGTGACCCAATATCAAGATCCGACCACGCTGCTGGTCGATCGGCAGGGGCATATGCTGCAGGTCCAGTTGCCGCTGGAGGCAATCCGATCGCTTCTTAATACAGCGGAAGAAACAGCGGAACCGGAAGTGCAGCCTTAA
- a CDS encoding cryptochrome/photolyase family protein has protein sequence MRHLLLILGDQLDRNSALFDGYDPQKDLLWMAENDHEITYVPSHKQRIVLFLSAMRHFRKELSDAGRTVQYHQLYADKRKDSGKSFGELLAQTIKKEKPKAIRVVLPGDYRVKELLEKTAAKHNVPIDILPDVHFYCTVNQFHKFAQGRKSLLMETSYRQMRREHDVLMRDGKPVGGTWNYDHDNRESFSKEGPGDLGRPTSFSHDDITKEVIKLVKERFADHPGEVDSFNLPVTPGQARRMLSDFVQYHLRDFGKYEDAMWTDEPFLHHSRLSTSMNLKLLDPRECVAAAVEAYREGAAPLASVEGFVRQILGWREFIRGVYWTQMPQYAEMNHFDHQAELPSFFWDGQTDMQCIRQSLSHILKYGYAHHIQRLMVLGNFALTTGVHPYKFHQWHMAMYLDAVDWVSLPNTLGMSQHGDGDIVGTKPYCSTGNYVDKMSNFCQGCAYNHKKAVGAEACPITTFYWDFLDRHFDQLQTSSRMKLQMKHVERKRNSGEIAEIRHHAEQLRSDWKLA, from the coding sequence ATGCGACACTTGCTATTGATACTCGGCGACCAACTCGATCGCAACTCGGCCCTATTCGACGGCTACGATCCACAGAAGGACCTGCTATGGATGGCCGAGAATGACCACGAGATTACTTACGTCCCCAGCCACAAGCAGCGGATCGTCTTGTTTCTATCCGCCATGCGTCACTTTCGCAAAGAACTCAGCGACGCAGGCCGAACCGTTCAATACCATCAGCTTTACGCCGACAAGCGGAAGGACTCCGGCAAGTCTTTCGGCGAACTCCTTGCCCAGACGATCAAGAAGGAGAAGCCCAAAGCGATCCGTGTCGTTCTGCCGGGCGACTACCGCGTGAAGGAGTTACTGGAAAAAACCGCCGCCAAGCACAATGTGCCGATCGACATACTGCCGGACGTGCATTTCTACTGCACGGTGAACCAGTTTCATAAGTTCGCCCAGGGACGCAAGTCGCTGCTGATGGAAACGTCCTATCGCCAGATGCGCCGGGAACATGACGTCCTGATGCGAGACGGCAAGCCGGTCGGCGGAACCTGGAATTACGACCACGACAATCGCGAGTCGTTCTCGAAAGAGGGCCCCGGCGATCTTGGTCGACCGACTTCGTTCTCGCACGATGACATTACCAAGGAAGTGATCAAGCTGGTCAAAGAGCGATTCGCCGATCATCCCGGCGAGGTCGACTCGTTCAACCTGCCGGTCACCCCTGGCCAGGCCCGGCGGATGCTTTCGGACTTCGTCCAATATCATCTGCGTGACTTCGGCAAGTACGAAGATGCGATGTGGACCGACGAGCCGTTTCTGCATCACTCGCGGCTTTCGACGAGCATGAACCTGAAGCTGCTAGATCCGCGAGAATGCGTTGCCGCGGCGGTCGAGGCGTACCGGGAAGGCGCGGCCCCCCTGGCCAGTGTCGAAGGCTTCGTCCGGCAGATCCTGGGCTGGCGTGAGTTCATCCGCGGCGTGTATTGGACGCAGATGCCGCAGTACGCCGAGATGAATCATTTCGACCATCAAGCCGAGTTGCCATCGTTCTTCTGGGATGGCCAAACCGACATGCAGTGCATCCGGCAGTCGCTTTCTCACATTTTGAAGTATGGCTATGCGCACCATATCCAACGCCTGATGGTGTTGGGCAACTTTGCGCTGACGACCGGCGTGCATCCCTACAAGTTTCACCAGTGGCACATGGCGATGTACCTGGACGCGGTCGACTGGGTCTCGCTGCCCAATACGCTGGGGATGAGCCAGCATGGCGATGGGGACATCGTGGGGACGAAGCCGTACTGCTCGACCGGCAATTATGTCGACAAGATGAGCAACTTCTGCCAAGGGTGTGCCTACAACCACAAGAAGGCCGTGGGGGCAGAGGCATGCCCGATCACGACCTTCTATTGGGACTTTCTCGATCGACATTTTGACCAGCTTCAAACCAGCTCACGCATGAAGTTGCAAATGAAGCATGTCGAGCGAAAGAGAAACTCAGGTGAAATCGCCGAGATTCGCCATCATGCGGAGCAGCTCCGCAGCGACTGGAAACTCGCTTAA
- a CDS encoding DUF1559 domain-containing protein produces the protein MLARMGTEKRGFTLVELLVVIAIIGVLIALLLPAVQQAREAARRMQCSNNLKQMALATHNYHDVHLQFPPGHVAESNTPNGWARRGSWMVRILPFIEQKAAYDQSQLPGGGLDNHSAGWAAPLLAWQAVNEARVDGFWCPSSPLPKTYTQPTSSASQSAGAPAEIEVQISDYAANAGCAFKGGTTNTAHSTQFWGWGGRLADNGFLPTFLSKAVSTQPPWYGSKVDFAAVTDGSSNTIAIGEQGNFYQQDKDVRASYVRGGWWNGGSTDAEGSDMANYVCTSYPINAVSVGWMGTSRNENVTYNETAFRSAHPGGAQFALGDGSVKFIAETVDFATYTALMDRADGVPVGEY, from the coding sequence ATGTTAGCTCGAATGGGTACCGAGAAGCGAGGTTTTACGCTTGTCGAACTATTGGTCGTGATTGCGATCATTGGTGTCTTAATTGCTTTGCTGTTGCCGGCCGTTCAACAGGCCCGCGAAGCGGCTCGCCGGATGCAGTGCTCGAATAATCTCAAGCAGATGGCCTTGGCGACGCACAATTACCATGACGTCCACCTGCAGTTTCCGCCTGGGCATGTCGCCGAATCGAACACGCCTAATGGCTGGGCACGACGTGGTTCCTGGATGGTTCGCATCCTGCCGTTCATCGAACAGAAAGCCGCTTACGATCAATCGCAGTTGCCTGGGGGCGGCCTCGATAACCATAGTGCAGGCTGGGCCGCACCGCTTCTGGCCTGGCAGGCCGTGAACGAGGCTCGTGTCGATGGGTTCTGGTGCCCTTCGAGCCCGTTGCCCAAGACGTACACGCAACCTACTTCGTCCGCTTCGCAAAGCGCAGGGGCTCCTGCCGAAATCGAAGTCCAGATCTCGGACTATGCGGCTAATGCGGGATGTGCTTTCAAGGGAGGAACCACGAACACGGCTCACTCAACTCAGTTTTGGGGTTGGGGTGGACGTCTGGCAGACAATGGCTTCCTGCCAACATTCCTCTCGAAAGCTGTTTCGACTCAGCCTCCGTGGTATGGATCGAAAGTTGACTTCGCGGCTGTAACCGATGGTTCGAGCAATACCATCGCGATCGGCGAACAAGGAAACTTCTATCAGCAAGATAAGGACGTTCGCGCAAGCTATGTCCGCGGCGGTTGGTGGAATGGTGGATCGACCGATGCCGAAGGCTCGGACATGGCGAACTATGTTTGCACCTCGTATCCCATCAATGCCGTTAGCGTCGGTTGGATGGGAACCTCGCGCAACGAAAACGTCACCTACAACGAGACGGCATTCCGTTCGGCCCATCCAGGCGGAGCTCAATTCGCTTTGGGGGATGGTTCGGTGAAATTCATTGCCGAAACGGTCGACTTTGCCACCTACACGGCACTAATGGATCGGGCAGACGGCGTCCCGGTCGGCGAGTATTAG
- a CDS encoding dihydrodipicolinate synthase family protein, whose amino-acid sequence MDTQPLTTETIARSVWAVPSLARGADGSLSRAENEKIIRHIEQGGITTLLYGGNAIFYHLTLGEYRTALELVSELAAEKTLVIPAVGPAYGTMMDQADVLKDFEFPTVMVLPQRDVITSSGFATGVRRLSEKLGKPIVLYLKYDGVMTAEDATSLVDDGLISAIKYAVVREDYTQDSYLSSLTSKIDTKLILSGLGDQPAIVHMRDFKLGGFTTGCGCVFPQLSMDLLRAIQAGDFEQAETIREKFLPLEQLRDSLGPITILHRATELAGIARTGPVSPLLSEPAASIQERITASIKQIQASVG is encoded by the coding sequence ATGGACACTCAACCATTAACCACCGAAACGATTGCTCGCTCTGTTTGGGCCGTTCCATCTCTTGCCCGCGGTGCCGATGGCTCGCTGAGCCGAGCGGAAAATGAGAAGATCATCCGTCACATCGAACAAGGCGGAATCACAACGCTGCTGTACGGTGGCAACGCGATCTTCTACCACCTGACGCTTGGCGAGTACCGTACAGCACTGGAATTGGTCAGCGAGTTGGCAGCGGAGAAGACCCTGGTCATCCCTGCCGTCGGTCCCGCCTACGGCACGATGATGGATCAAGCCGACGTGCTGAAGGATTTCGAGTTCCCCACCGTGATGGTCTTACCGCAGCGTGACGTGATCACTTCGTCAGGTTTCGCTACCGGTGTTCGCCGATTGTCAGAGAAGCTCGGCAAACCCATCGTTCTGTACCTGAAGTACGATGGCGTGATGACCGCGGAGGACGCGACGTCTCTGGTCGACGATGGCTTGATCTCCGCGATCAAATATGCCGTGGTTCGCGAAGACTACACGCAGGACAGCTACCTGAGTTCGCTCACCAGCAAGATCGACACGAAGCTGATTCTGAGCGGTCTGGGGGATCAGCCAGCGATCGTGCACATGCGCGACTTCAAGTTAGGTGGCTTCACTACCGGCTGCGGATGTGTGTTTCCGCAGCTTTCGATGGACCTGCTGCGCGCGATTCAGGCGGGAGATTTCGAGCAGGCCGAAACGATCCGAGAGAAGTTCCTTCCACTGGAACAGCTGCGCGATTCGCTCGGTCCGATCACGATTTTGCATCGAGCCACTGAACTAGCCGGAATCGCACGAACCGGGCCTGTCTCGCCTCTGCTTTCCGAGCCAGCAGCCTCGATCCAAGAGAGAATCACGGCATCGATCAAGCAGATTCAAGCATCGGTCGGCTAG
- a CDS encoding opioid growth factor receptor-related protein, whose product MTSRVVDFYCHEGTDAQGRTVLDMIAMTDSELESHHDIIQWMFPLHETSSVNPDCPLVDEHSAHVLRENIDARQRMHEMITRFGRFLGFELEEEGQFIPDPSLESNRENWHSPMNHNHLRITRVIRSMRLFGFEKEAQAFFDAVSKSAIESQCATERTLAYWKQALEDPVFASIR is encoded by the coding sequence ATGACGTCGCGCGTTGTCGATTTCTATTGTCATGAGGGAACCGATGCCCAGGGGCGAACGGTTCTCGATATGATCGCGATGACCGACAGCGAGTTGGAATCGCACCACGATATCATCCAGTGGATGTTTCCCCTGCATGAAACGTCCAGCGTGAATCCCGATTGCCCATTGGTCGACGAGCATTCGGCACACGTCTTGCGCGAGAACATCGATGCCCGGCAGCGGATGCACGAAATGATCACGCGGTTCGGACGATTTCTCGGATTCGAACTCGAAGAAGAGGGACAGTTCATCCCTGACCCGAGCCTGGAAAGCAACCGCGAGAACTGGCACTCTCCCATGAACCACAACCACTTGCGTATCACGCGGGTCATTCGCAGCATGAGGTTGTTTGGGTTTGAGAAGGAAGCCCAGGCGTTCTTCGACGCCGTATCCAAGTCGGCCATCGAGTCGCAGTGCGCGACCGAGCGAACACTGGCCTATTGGAAACAGGCATTGGAAGACCCCGTGTTCGCATCCATTCGCTGA
- a CDS encoding isochorismatase family protein, with product MYQPQIVSCLLALVFAIPCAAGDLEMTLRYQQETSPDSGRYHQLTREEIWKPSETAIIVCDVWDLHHCQNAVLRAQEFAPRLNRLLAHARDQGVTIIHAPSGCMEHYAQHAARARAKLVAPSPTLPDEITKWCYQIPSEEKGVYPIDQSDGGEDDAPEQHAKWAAELEGRGLNPKVPWSKQTDLLTIDSEKDYISDKGDEVWNILAAKGIDNVILTGVHTNMCVLGRPFGLRQLAKNGKNVVLMRDMTDTMYNPGAWPFVGHFTGTDLIISHIEKFVAPTVTSDQIIGGRPFVFEGDTRPHVVIAMAEAEYETNRTLPEFAGAYLGKDFRVSYCYANDTNRDDIPGLDSALESADVLVLSVRRRALSKKQMEALRKYVAAGKPVIGIRTACHAFSLHWKQPPEGTETWEAFDPEVFGGNYHGHYPNKITSRVKAADAAVDHPIMQHVPLDGYTQHGSLYKTSPIADSATLLLTGQIEDKSQEPVAWTFTRADGGKSFFTSLGHKTDFDQPMFQRLLLNSIYWAAEKPVPEEFNSDWPAEPAKKW from the coding sequence ATGTACCAGCCGCAAATCGTCTCGTGCTTGTTAGCCTTGGTGTTTGCCATTCCCTGTGCGGCAGGCGACCTGGAGATGACGCTTCGTTATCAGCAGGAAACCAGCCCTGACAGTGGGCGTTACCATCAGTTGACGCGAGAAGAGATTTGGAAGCCATCAGAGACGGCCATCATCGTTTGTGATGTATGGGATCTGCATCATTGCCAGAATGCGGTCCTGCGAGCCCAAGAATTCGCGCCGCGTCTTAATCGCTTACTAGCCCACGCGCGTGACCAGGGCGTGACCATTATTCACGCGCCCAGTGGCTGCATGGAGCACTACGCTCAGCACGCTGCCCGGGCGCGGGCCAAGCTTGTGGCTCCGTCGCCGACACTGCCGGATGAGATCACCAAGTGGTGCTACCAGATCCCATCCGAAGAGAAGGGCGTTTACCCGATCGATCAGTCCGATGGTGGTGAAGACGACGCCCCGGAGCAGCATGCCAAGTGGGCGGCCGAACTCGAAGGGCGAGGGCTCAATCCGAAGGTCCCCTGGTCGAAACAGACCGACCTCCTGACCATTGATTCCGAAAAGGACTATATCAGCGATAAGGGGGACGAGGTCTGGAATATTCTCGCCGCGAAGGGAATCGACAACGTCATTCTGACCGGCGTTCACACGAACATGTGCGTGCTGGGAAGGCCATTCGGCTTGCGGCAGTTGGCCAAGAATGGAAAGAACGTGGTGCTCATGCGCGACATGACCGACACCATGTACAACCCAGGTGCCTGGCCGTTCGTAGGCCATTTCACCGGCACGGATCTGATCATCTCTCATATTGAAAAGTTCGTCGCACCCACGGTCACCAGCGATCAGATCATCGGCGGCCGACCGTTCGTCTTTGAGGGAGATACCCGCCCTCACGTTGTGATCGCCATGGCGGAAGCCGAATACGAAACCAATCGTACCTTACCGGAATTCGCCGGTGCTTACCTCGGTAAGGACTTTCGCGTGAGCTACTGCTATGCAAACGATACTAATCGCGACGACATTCCTGGTCTGGATTCCGCACTTGAGAGTGCCGACGTGTTGGTTTTAAGCGTTCGCCGTCGTGCCCTGTCGAAGAAACAGATGGAAGCTCTGCGAAAGTACGTAGCCGCAGGCAAGCCTGTGATCGGAATCCGGACCGCTTGCCATGCGTTTAGTCTGCATTGGAAGCAGCCACCGGAAGGGACAGAGACCTGGGAAGCGTTTGATCCTGAGGTGTTCGGAGGGAATTACCACGGTCACTATCCCAACAAGATTACTTCGCGGGTCAAAGCTGCGGATGCTGCGGTCGATCATCCGATCATGCAACACGTTCCGCTCGATGGTTACACGCAACATGGCTCGCTTTACAAGACGTCACCGATCGCGGATTCGGCAACGCTCTTATTGACCGGCCAAATTGAAGACAAGTCCCAGGAACCCGTTGCCTGGACGTTCACGAGAGCCGACGGTGGCAAGTCGTTCTTTACGTCGCTTGGTCACAAAACCGATTTCGACCAGCCCATGTTTCAACGCCTGCTCTTGAACAGCATCTACTGGGCCGCCGAGAAACCTGTTCCTGAAGAATTCAATTCAGATTGGCCGGCTGAGCCTGCGAAGAAGTGGTAA
- a CDS encoding AraC family transcriptional regulator, which translates to MPNKYKNEWEAHLDRLFAQAPTLALVEELFARLDDVNLCIKDLEGRYLSVNSAFLRSVPKLRREEVIGRTAFDIYPQALAVGYQQQDRQLLSRGQNLHDQLEMITNPDGSLGWYITSKVLAKNVAQEVIAIIGMSRDLHAPTEKDDRYNKLSVALRRMQTDFAKPLRIQQLAEESGLSVSQFERLMRSMIQITPSQYLIRQRVEAAAVMLRDGGKNVAAVAMDCGFSDQPSFCKQFKRITGLSPLKYRKMTQDGK; encoded by the coding sequence ATGCCGAATAAATACAAAAACGAATGGGAGGCACATCTCGATCGTCTTTTTGCCCAGGCCCCAACGCTGGCACTGGTCGAAGAATTATTCGCCCGGCTCGACGATGTGAACCTCTGCATCAAAGATCTGGAGGGACGTTACCTAAGCGTAAATAGTGCATTTTTGCGCAGCGTTCCGAAACTCCGTCGAGAAGAAGTGATTGGTCGAACGGCCTTCGATATCTATCCCCAGGCCCTGGCGGTAGGCTACCAGCAGCAGGACCGGCAGCTACTAAGTCGCGGGCAAAATCTGCACGATCAATTGGAGATGATTACCAATCCCGACGGATCGTTAGGCTGGTACATCACCAGCAAGGTTCTGGCCAAGAACGTGGCCCAGGAGGTGATTGCGATCATCGGCATGTCGCGGGATCTGCACGCTCCGACCGAAAAGGACGATCGCTACAACAAGCTTTCCGTTGCCTTGCGACGCATGCAGACTGACTTCGCCAAGCCTTTGAGAATTCAACAATTGGCCGAAGAATCGGGGCTATCGGTCAGCCAGTTCGAACGACTGATGCGAAGCATGATTCAGATCACGCCTTCGCAGTACTTGATTCGGCAACGCGTAGAGGCCGCCGCCGTCATGCTGAGAGACGGTGGCAAGAACGTTGCCGCCGTGGCGATGGACTGCGGCTTCAGCGATCAGCCTTCGTTCTGCAAACAGTTCAAACGAATCACCGGATTGTCGCCACTGAAATACCGGAAGATGACGCAGGACGGGAAGTAG
- a CDS encoding sulfotransferase family protein gives MAKVHSKSAAKIFGIGMPKTGTTSLNQALNALGIRTLHWLSEKRTLDQLEKGDLRLDALRNHDGVTDIIGMLWYKELDRIFPGSKFILTVRQKEDWLESASHFWPKNEAKKKERALYYYRTSVFGCLDFRRDHFWDVYEDHRHNVRRYFVDRPQDLLEIDICSGQGWEKLCPFLNIETPDIPFPHLNHYRKKSEPGDQQDANSLNHFIQIDSTQI, from the coding sequence TTGGCTAAAGTTCATTCCAAAAGCGCCGCTAAGATTTTCGGAATCGGAATGCCAAAGACTGGAACGACCAGTCTCAATCAGGCGTTAAATGCGCTTGGTATACGAACGCTTCATTGGCTTTCCGAGAAGCGGACTCTCGATCAATTAGAAAAGGGGGACTTGCGTCTTGATGCTTTGCGAAACCACGATGGCGTGACGGATATTATTGGAATGCTCTGGTACAAAGAACTCGATCGGATCTTTCCGGGGAGTAAATTTATTCTAACCGTTCGCCAAAAAGAGGATTGGCTGGAAAGCGCTTCCCATTTTTGGCCCAAGAATGAGGCGAAGAAAAAAGAACGGGCCCTCTACTATTATCGAACGTCCGTCTTTGGGTGTCTCGACTTTCGTCGCGATCATTTTTGGGACGTTTATGAAGATCATCGACACAACGTTCGCCGATATTTTGTCGATCGTCCGCAAGACCTGCTTGAAATCGATATTTGTTCAGGCCAAGGCTGGGAAAAGTTATGCCCCTTCTTGAATATCGAAACCCCGGACATACCGTTTCCCCATCTCAATCACTATCGCAAAAAGTCTGAGCCTGGCGACCAGCAAGACGCGAACTCTTTGAACCATTTTATTCAGATCGATTCTACGCAGATTTAG